The following are encoded in a window of Dictyostelium discoideum AX4 chromosome 6 chromosome, whole genome shotgun sequence genomic DNA:
- a CDS encoding ATP-dependent metalloprotease, protein MSLSKLSLSSKALSNPQNSKLCLNGFKSLILKNIISPSSSYKSRNYTSGLNIRQYNNKSIYNNEFKNIIKNNNITNNQSNPLNISSFSNNLLNSNTSISTTNTSSLSNIRTYATAREKVLSNADSLPNDENIQEMAYKELIEMGDYDTIVKRFESLAFSSNEECVRYYFKALVYSGKINKANLGMTKLPPPTKKMTKAAREALGSEEAMKGFFLRFNHFPEVNEKIHQKPVVPVFNINANSKTNLSWFDRFVSLLWLPVLLFLVYSLTSETSTVKEANGNKPQYFAKEYDETNQTPTSFDDVKGIQEVKEELEEIVDYLLHPTKYNSIGAKLPKGVLLSGEPGTGKTLLARAIAGEAGVSFLYTTGSSFDEKYVGVGSRRVRELFNAAREKQPCIIFIDEIDAVGKSRNTAHHNETLLQLLTEMDGFEGNSQIMIIGATNAPNSLDPALLRPGRFDRHISVPIPDMKGRSEIIDHYLKKVKHTVEVKADTIARATPGFTGADLSNLINTAAIKAVQNGKETISIKQIDDARDDILMGRARLNAVMSEEARRNTAYHEAGHALVAAMTEAADPIHKATIVQRGQALGMVSQLPEMDHVQYTRKQMMARLAICLAGRAAEEIFFGVDGVTSGASSDFQQASSLAFSMITKWGMSDKVGFIYHKDKTSPEVQKIIEDEVKDLLDKQYQYSKELIIKNRDNMEKLVGQLLEKETLTGEEILKILNPKVTLPIQNNNNNNNISVPSSPSSSSGNSLLPLPVPSSSSPIAISL, encoded by the exons atgtctttatcaaaattatcacTATCATCAAAAGCATTATCAAATCCTCAAAATTCTAAATTATGTTTAAATGgatttaaaagtttaatattaaagaatattatatcaccatcatcatcttaTAAAAGTAGAAATTATACAAGTGGTTTAAATATTCgccaatataataataaatcaatttataataatgaatttaaaaatataattaaaaataacaatatcaCCAATAATCAATCTAATCCATTAAATatatcttcattttcaaataatttattaaatagtaatacatcaatttcaacaacaaatacatcATCTTTATCAAATATTAGAACATATGCAACTGCAAGAGAGAAAGTTCTTTCAAATGCTGATTCATTaccaaatgatgaaaatattcAAGAGATGGCatataaagaattaattgaaatggGTGATTATGATAc tatTGTAAAAAGATTTGAAAGTTTAGcattttcatcaaatgaAGAATGTGtaagatattattttaaagcaTTAGTATATAgtggtaaaattaataaagcaAATTTAGGAATGACaaaattaccaccaccaactaaAAAAATGACAAAAGCAGCAAGGGAAGCATTGGGATCTGAAGAAGCAATGAAAGGATTCTTTTTAAGATTTAATCATTTTCCAGAGGTAAATGAAAAGATTCATCAAAAACCAGTGGTTCCAGTTTTCAATATCAATGCAAATTCCAAAACCAATTTATCATGGTTTGATCGTTTTGTTTCATTATTATGGTTAccagtattattattcttgGTATATTCTCTCACATCAGAGACATCCACTGTAAAGGAAGCCAATGGAAATAAACCTCAATACTTTGCCAAGGAATATGATGAAACCAATCAAACTCCAACCTCATTCGATGATGTTAAAGGTATTCAAGAGGTTAAGGAAGAGTTGGAAGAAATCGTTGACTATTTATTACATCCAACCAAATACAATAGCATTGGTGCAAAATTACCAAAGGGTGTTTTACTTTCTGGTGAACCAGGTACTGGTAAAACTTTATTGGCAAGAGCCATTGCCGGTGAGGCAGGCGTTTCTTTCCTCTATACCACTGGTAGTAGTTTTGATGAGAAATACGTTGGTGTTGGTTCACGTCGTGTTCGTGAATTGTTTAATGCAGCACGTGAAAAACAACCttgtatcattttcattgatGAAATCGATGCCGTTGGTAAATCAAGAAATACCGCGCACCACAATGAAACCTTGTTACAATTGTTGACAGAGATGGATGGTTTCGAAGGTAACTCTCAAATTATGATCATTGGTGCCACCAATGCTCCAAATTCATTGGATCCAGCTTTACTTCGTCCAGGTCGTTTCGATAGACATATCTCTGTACCAATTCCAGATATGAAAGGAAGATCCGAAATCATTGATCACTATTTGAAAAAGGTTAAACATACTGTCGAGGTTAAAGCCGATACAATCGCAAGAGCAACACCTGGTTTCACTGGTGCCGATTTATCAAATCTTATCAATACTGCCGCTATTAAAGCCGTTCAAAATGGTAAAGAAACCATTAGTATCAAACAAATCGATGATGCAAGAGATGATATTTTAATGGGTCGTGCTCGTTTGAATGCTGTAATGAGTGAAGAAGCAAGACGTAACACTGCCTATCATGAAGCTGGTCATGCTTTGGTAGCAGCAATGACTGAAGCCGCCGACCCAATTCATAAAGCCACTATCGTTCAAAGAGGTCAAGCTTTAGGTATGGTTTCACAATTGCCAGAGATGGATCATGTCCAATATACTCGTAAACAAATGATGGCTCGTCTTGCAATTTGTTTGGCTGGTCGTGCCGCTGAAGAAATCTTTTTCGGTGTCGATGGTGTTACAAGCGGTGCATCATCCGATTTCCAACAAGCTTCTTCTTTGGCTTTCTCTATGATTACCAAATGGGGTATGTCCGATAAAGTTGGTTTCATCTATCATAAAGATAAAACTTCACCAGAGGTTCAAAAGATCATCGAAGATGAAGTTAAAGATCTTTTAGATAAACAATATCAATACTCTAAAGAattaatcattaaaaatagagATAACATGGAGAAATTAGTCGGCCAATTATTGGAGAAAGAAACTTTAACTGGTgaagaaattttaaagattttaaatccAAAAGTAACTTTaccaattcaaaataataataataataataatatttctgTTCCATCTtcaccatcttcatcatctggaaattcattattaccattacctgtaccatcatcttcttcaccaATTGCAATTagtct